The Faecalibaculum rodentium genome segment GCGGACTGATATGGAAGGAATCGCAGATGTATCCGAGGAAGTCATCCGTCTTCTTGGATATGACAGGCTCCCTTCGACTCTTCCGGAAATGCCGATGACCGAGGGCAAGCTCGATCCAATGCAGCGGTTTACGAGGATGACACGAACGATGTTTTCTGAACTTGGTTTCCAGGAAGCTTTGACCTATACCCTGGTTTCCACAGAAAAGAAAAATGACGGAGTGATGAGTGACGGCGAATCCATTGAACTTGCATCCGCATTGTCGGAACAGAGACGCTGGATCCGAACCAGTATATTGCCCAGTCTGCTGGAGGCAGCGGCATACAACAGAAGCCGGAAGGCAAAGGATATTGCCGTATTTGAAATCTCGGATGTGGAATCCAGGGATAATCGAAGCAGGCATCTTGCGTTTGTAATAGAGGGCAAACTGCAGGACAGCGAGTGGACACATACCTCTCTGCCCGCAGATTTCTATACAGCGAAGGGAATTGTTGAATCCTGGCTGGCTCGACAGGGAATAGATTCTGCACGGATTCGTTTTGAGAAAAGTACCGACGGTGGACTGTTCCATCCTGCCAGAACTGCAAAAATCAGGATAGGGCGGGATATAATCGGGATACTTGGTGAAATTCACCCTTCCCGTGGAAAGGAACGGACTGTGATGGCGGAAATCAACATGACAGCTGTGCTTGGTCTCAAGAAATCAAAGGTACGCTTCAAACCGGTTTCAAAATATCCGTCGGTTGACCGGGATATCGCACTTGTACTGAAACGAAGCGTACCGGCAGGACACCTCATTGAAACCGTTCTCCGCCAGGGGCGTCTGGACAAGGAAACAGTCATCAGAGATGTACAGGTTTTCGATGTATATGAAGGTGATCGTGTAGCTGCTGATGAGAAGAGCCTGGCGCTGAGGATCGTTTTCCAGTCTGATAAAAAGACACTTACGGAAGAGGAAATTTCTTCTGTCATGACAAAAGTTCTTGCAGATCTCGAGAAGAAACACGATGCCAGACTTCGCGGCTGAATCTGTCCTTTCTGCGAGTGCAGCTTTTGACTGATCGGGCAGCAAAACAGATGCCGGATAGTCTGAATGATCATTACATTTCATCTGATTGATGGTTCCCTTTCAGAAGATACCCAAAATAACCACACGGGTTCTCTTGCTGAAAGGGAACTTTTTATATCCTGGAAAACAGAAGATCAACCGTCTGCTATCTTTGAATATCAGTTTTCAGAATTACTAAGAGGATCCAGCCTGCAGCCTGTTCTGAGCGGTTGCTGTATTTTCTTTGAAGAACAGGAAAGCTGTTCGAGCCTGAATGGTCTGATATCGGCTGACACAGCTGTGATAGAATGAAAATGTTATGGATTATTTCACGAAGAGAGACTGGATAGAGATATTTGAATCATGTGGAATCAGGCGTGGATATCGTGTTTTGCTGCAGATAGACTGTGATCACCTGAGAGAAACTGCAGGTGGGGTGCAGACGATTCTGGAAGCGCTGATGGAGGTTGTGACGAGTTCGGGAACAATTATTATCCCGGCTTTCTCGTTATCGGCATTGGATCCCGCCTGCCGGGAAAAGATACCCTGCAGTTATGAAAAATGGGTGGAATATCGTCGGAGTCTGTACGGATTCGAGAAGGAGTTAACCGAATCTTCGCTCCCGGCTATGATCCTGCAGAGGATTCAAGGTACATTGCGAACCGATCATCCGGTCCGTTCGTTTGTAGTGTGGGGAAGCTGCAATCAGGAATGGGTGAAGCAGCCATTGGATTTTCCAGTAAGCTTTGGTCATGTGTTTTCAGTGTTCGAGGAGAGAATGTCCTGTAATGTTCTGATTGGTGTGCCCTGGGAAGAGAGCCTGCTGGTTCTGGCCATGGCTCATTTAACGGAACTGGAACTCGTTGGTATTCAGAAGGCCTGGCTTCACAGGCCGAAGCGCAATTTGGCTAAAACATTTCTGGTCGGAATACCGGATCCCGCAGCGTATGACGAAATACGAGAGCTTTTGCATACAGAAGAAGTGCAAACAGTTGCCGGAATGGTTGAGGTGTTGTCGTTGTACAGTTCTCCGAACAAAACGAAGGAGATCTGGTTGAACAGCCGGAACAGCGAGCATAAGGGAAGCTGTTTATAGGCTCCTGAAGGCGCTGCTCATTTGTCAGCTGGGCAATCTGTCTGTTTCGGATCATGAAAAGTCTGGAATAAGAAATGCGTTGGAGAATATGTATCGACCTGTTTCACCATCCCTTGTTTTAGATGTTTTCTGTAGTTTCATCTTGCATCTCATTGCTAATAATGATATATTTGCTAAGTCGCAAGTGATTTGGATAAATCAATAAGTCATAACACAGAAAAGAACAAAAAGTTCAAAAAATGTGTTGACAGACTCTTGCGGATGAGTTAAGATATAGGAGTGCTGAGGGGCACAGGCGGGCTTGACAGCCGGACCGCTCATTCAGTATCTTTGAAAAGCTTGTGACTTCATCAGAAGCTGCAGGCGATGGAAGCATCTGTCATGGATGCTGACGCTCTTTGAAAACCGGACAGGAAAAACGAAGTAAATACAAGACGATACAACGTCGATTCTTTGAACCTGAAAAACAATCATGAACACAAGACGCAAAGCGTCTGAGTACAGATCAAATGGAGAGTTTGATCCTGGCTCAGGATGAACGCTGGCGGCATGCCTAATACATGCAAGTCGAACGAGAGACCTTCGGGTCTCTAGTGGCGAACGGGTGAGTAACACGTAGGGAACCTGCCCGCGCACCGGGAATACGCTCTGGAAACGGAGAACAAATCCCGATGTACAGGAAGGAGGCATCTTCTTTCTGTGAAACATCCTTTAGGGGATGGGGCGCGGATGGACCTGCGGTGCATTAGTTGGTTGGCGGGGTAAAGGCCCACCAAGACGATGATGCATAGCCGGCCTGAGAGGGCGGACGGCCACATTGGGACTGAGACACGGCCCAGACTCCTGCGGGAGGCAGCAGTAGGGAATTTTCGTCAATGGGCGCAAGCCTGAACGAGCGATGCCGCGTGAGTGAAGAAGGCCTTCGGGTCGTAAAGCTCTGTTGCGGGGGAAAAAAGGCAGCATCAGGAAATGGGTGCTGACTGATGGTGCCCCGCCAGAAAGTCACGGCTAACTACGTGCCAGCAGCCGCGGTAATACGTAGGTGGCGAGCGTTATCCGGAATGATTGGGCGTAAAGGGTGCGCAGGCGGTCCTGCAAGTCTGGAGTGAAACGCATGAGCTCAACTCATGCATGGCTTTGGAAACTGGAGGACTGGAGAGCAGGAGAGGGCGGTGGAACTCCATGTGTAGCGGTAAAATGCGTAGATATATGGAAGAACACCAGTGGCGAAGGCGGCCGCCTGGCCTGTTGCTGACGCTGAGGCACGAAAGCGTGGGGAGCAAATAGGATTAGATACCCTAGTAGTCCACGCCGTAAACGATGAGGACCAAGTGTTGGGGGTGAAACCTCAGTGCTGAAGTTAACGCAGTGAGTCCTCCGCCTGGGGAGTATGCACGCAAGTGTGAAACTCAAAGGAATTGACGGGGGCCCGCACAAGCGGTGGAGTATGTGGTTTAATTCGAAGCAACGCGAAGAACCTTACCAGGCCTTGACATGGGATGCGAAGATGCAGAGATGCATCGGAGGTCAACATCCACACAGGTGGTGCATGGTTGTCGTCAGCTCGTGTCGTGAGATGTTGGGTCAAGTCCCGCAACGAGCGCAACCCTTGTGGCATGTTGCTAACAGGAAAAGCTGAGGACTCATGCCAGACTGCCGGTGACAAACCGGAGGAAGGCGGGGATGACGTCAAATCATCATGCCCCTTATGGCCTGGGCTACACACGTACTACAATGGCGGCTACAAAGAGCAGCGAGACAGGGATGTCGAGCGAATCTCATAAAAGCCGTCCCAGTTCGGATTGGAGGCTGCAACCCGCCTCCATGAAGTTGGAATCGCTAGTAATCGCGGATCAGCATGCCGCGGTGAATACGTTCCCGGGCCTTGTACACACCGCCCGTCAAACCATGGGAGTCGGTAATGCCCGAAGCCGGTGGCATGACCTCATTAGAGGAGTGAGCCGTCGAAGGCAGGATCGATGACTGGGGTTAAGTCGTAACAAGGTATCCCTACGGGAACGTGGGGATGGATCACCTCCTTTCTAAGGAGAAAGTACAGGGGAAAAGGAAAAAGAGCAGAGTGGTTCCTGTCCGGTTTTGGAAGAGTGTCTTCCAGGGTCGATCTTTGAAAACCGTACAACGATATGAAAGACAACAGAAGGTCTGAAGTAAAGTTGTGGAGAAATAGAAAGAAACTGAGAGAAAGAAAAGAACAGTGAAGAAACAGTTCTGAGAAAAATATCTCGAAGAAAGCACGAAAACGTTTGAGAGAATCAGATCAAGCAAGGAAGGGCGCAGGGAGGATGCCTGGCCACACTGTACTGAAGAAGGACGTGCCAAACAGCGAAATGCGACGGTGAGCCGTAAGGAGGCAAAGACCCGTCGGTGTCCGAATGGGGGAACCCGGCAGCCAGAAGGCTGTCATCCCGAAAGGGAGAGGTACCCGGGGAACTGAAACATCTAAGTACCCGGAGGAAAAGAAAACAACAGTGATTCCCCGAGTAGCGGCGAGCGAAAGGGGAGGAAGCCCAAACCGGAGAGATCCGGGGTAGTAGGACCGTCAAAAGAGTGGGAAAGACACAGCAGAATGTACAGGGAAGTACAGCCAGAGAGAGTGAAAGCCTCGTAAGCGAAGTGTTAGACGCATGAGACGGGATCCTGAGTACGGCGGGACACGAGAAATCTTGTCGGAAGCAGGCGGGACCATCCGCCAAGGCAAAATATACAGTGTGAGCGATAGAGAACGAGTACCGTGAGGGAAAGGTGAAAAGAACCGCGGGAGCGGAGTGAAAGAGAACCTGAAACCGTGTGCCTGAAAGAAGTCAGAGCCCGTCAAAGGGTGATGGCGTGCCTTTTGTAGAATGAACCGGCGAGTTGTTCCATGGTGCGAGGTTAAGTCGGAAAGGACGGAGCCGAAGCGAAAGCGAGTCTTAAGAGGGCGGAAGAGTAGTATGGAGCAGACCCGAAACCGGGTGATCTAGCCATGGGCAGGTTGAAGCAGAAGTGAAATTCTGTGGAGGACCGAACCGACTACCGTTGAAAAGTTAGCGGATGACCTGTGGCTAGGGGAGAAATTCCAATCGAACCCGGAGATAGCTGGTTCTCCCCGAAATAGCTTTAGGGCTAGCGTCGGAGGATGACAGACGGAGGTAGAGCACTGAACGCATGATGGCCCCATCCCGGGGTACTGAATGCGATCAAACTGCGAATGCCGACTGGGAGGAATCCGGCAGTGAGACTGTGGGTGATAAGGTCCATGGTCGAGAGGGAAAGAGCCCAGACCGCCAGCAAAGGTCCCAAAATACTGGCTAAGTGGAAAAGGATGTGGGGACGCACGGACAGCTAGGAGGTTGGCTCAGAAGCAGCCATCCTTGAAAGAGTGCGTAACAGCTCACTAGTCGAGTGGCCCTGCGCCGAAAATGTACCGGGGCTTAAGCCAGGTACCGAAGCTGCGGATGTATATGGAAGTATATGTGGTAGGGGAGCGTTGCATGCAGGAAGAAGTATGACGGAGACGGCATATGGACAGCATGGAAGAGAGAATGCCGGTGTGAGTAGCGAGATGCAGGTGAGAATCCTGCACACCGAAAGCCCAAGGATTCCAGGGGAAGGTTCGTCCGCCCTGGGTAAGTCGGGACCTAACGTGAGGCCGAAAGGCGCAGCGGATGGAAAGCAGGCGGAGATTCCTGCACCCGTATATGGAGCGAAGGAGTGACGGAGAAGGCAGATGCGACCCTCTTACTGGATTGAGGGCCAAGCGAAGCAGGTGGTATCCAGGCAAATCCGGATACGGAAACCAGAGCGTGACGGGTAAGCGAAAGCGGAAGGCGAGTAGCGAAGCGCATCGAGTCAGCTTCCAGGAAAAGCTTCTAGTGGAAATGCATATACGGCCCGTACCAAAACCGACACAGGTGGGCGCGCAGAGGATGCGAAGGTGAGCGAGAGAACTGTTGCCAAGGAACTCGGCAAAATGGCCCCGTACGTTCGCAAGAAGGGGCGCTCGAAAGAGCCGCAGTGAAAAGGCCCAAGCGACTGTTTAACTAAAACACAGCTCCCTGCGAAGCCGCAAGGCGAAGTATAGGGGGTGACACCTGCCCGGTGCTGGAAGGTTAAGGCAAGCTGTGAACCGCGAGGTGAAGCAGTGACCCGAAGCCCCAGTGAACGGCGGCCGTAACTATAACGGTCCTAAGGTAGCGAAATTCCTTGTCAGGTAAGTTCTGACCCGCACGAAAGGTGTAACGATTTGGGCGCTGTCTCGGCAGCAGACTCGGTGAAATCTTAGTACCTGTGAAAATGCAGGTTACCCGCAACTAGACGGAAAGACCCCATGGAGCTTTACTGCAGCCTGGTATTGGGTCCTGGACAGCCATGTACAGGATAGGTGGGAGACTTAGAAGCGAGTACGCAAGTATTGGTGGAGTCGCCGGTGGGATACCACTCCTGGATGTATGGGGCCCTAACCCGTGTGCCGAGAGGGACAGGGGAGAGTGCCAGGCGGGCAGTTTGACTGGGGCGGTCGCCTCCCAAAGAGTAACGGAGGCGCCCAAAGGTACGCTCAGGTTGGATGGGAACCAACTGAAGAGTGCAAATGCAGAAGCGTGCCTGACTGCGACAGAGACAACTGGAGCAGGGACGAAAGTCGGGATTAGTGATCCGGCGGTGCCGAATGGAAGGGCCGTCGCTCAACGGATAAAAGCTACCCTGGGGATAACAGGCTGATCTCGCCCAAGAGTTCACATCGACGGCGAGGTTTGGCACCTCGATGTCGGCTCATCGCATCCTGGAGCTGGATTCGGTTCCAAGGGTTGGGCTGTCCGCCCATTAAAGCGGTACGCGAGCTGGGTTCAGAACGTCGTGAGACAGTTCGGTCCCTATCTGTTGTGGGCGTCGGAGATCTGAGGGAAGCTGTCCTCAGTACGAGAGGACCGGGATGGACCTGCCGCTGGTGCACCAGTTATCATGCCAATGGTAGAGCTGGGTAGCCAAGCAGGGAACGGATAAGAGCTGAAAGCATCTAAGCACGAAGCCGGACCCAAGACGAGATCTCCCATTCTGAAAGAGAAGTAAGACCCCTTGAAGACTACGAGGTGGATAGACCAGGGATGGAAGTGCAGAGATGCATGGAGTTGACTGGCACTAATCGGTCGAGGACTTGATCTAGAAAGAAGCCCGCAGCTTTGCGGAAAGACAGGAAACGAAAGACATATCGTGTATGGTTTTCAGAGAGTGACCTGGAAGAGATGATTCCGGAAGATGTGGTCATCACAGTGCTGAGGAAATACCTGTTCCCATCCCGAACACAGAAGTCAAGCTCAGAGACGGTGACGATAGCCGAAAGGCAAAAATAACAAATGGCCACTCAGACAGCCGCTTTCCTTACGGAAGGCGGTTTTTTGTAAGCGTTAAATCAAGCCCATCTGGTTAAGAAGCCTCCGATTGTTCAAAATCTATATGAACAAATTTAAGCGACGTTAATTACCCATCTATGACAAATCCCTTCGTAGCATGACAATACCGCCACGGAGGGATTTTACATGACTGGACTTGATGATATTTCCCGATTATACCTGGTCACTGAGCCTGTGGACTTTCGCAAAGGCATAGATGGACTGGGTATATATGTCCAGTCGATCCTGAACACTGATCCATTCCAGAATGCGATGTTCGTCTTCACCAACAAACGATACAACAAGCTCAAGCTCCTCCATTATGACGGTACAGGGTTCTGGCTCCTTCACAAGCAGCTGAGCAAAGGAACCTTCAAATGGCGGATGAGTTCCCCGGATCCGTTTCTGAAGATTTCCCCACTGTCTTCCATGAAAATTATCGTATCCCAGGTCTCTTTTTTCGTAAAGATGGGTTTGATTTGACGCTTACGTTGTTTGTTTATATTCGATCTTCATCCACTGGTGCGAAGCTGATCAAAACAAATCAAATAATTCGTGATTGGCACGATGTAAAGATACAATGTGAGTATGAAAAAAACGCTAATTGAAAAATTGATTGCAGAGGAGAATGAACCTGAAGAGGAGTCTTTCCGAGTCGCTTTTCTTCTTTCTTTGAGCATAGGGATATTGAATGCCTGTACATGGATGAGCAGAGGCCATGTATTTGCCAGCAGCCAGTCAGGAAATTTGCTGTACCTCGGACTGGATATCGCTCAGGGAGAGTTTTCGAATGTTATCAAATATCTATTTCCTCCATTAATGTTCGGCGCAGGTATTGTCATTGCCGAGCACTTTAAGGATCATCCTCATTACTTGTCCTGGAGGAGGATCCCAATGATTATTGAGTTTACCATGATAACCGTGGCGACTTTTATGCCGGATTCCTGGAACGATCTTGCAAATCCAATCTTTGGGCTTGCTTGTGGCCTACAGGCTATTGCATTCAGACATATACATAATATTCCTATTGCCACCCTTGCCATAAATGGCTCATATCAGAATGCATTGGAATACCTTACACGGTATCTGAACATACGTGATCACGAAGATGCTTTTCGAACCGTACTGTATTCTTCTATTGTATTCACATATCTGGGGGGGATCATACTCGGTGGACTCCTTGTTCCGTATATAGGGCATTTCGTTTCATTGATCAGTGCAGCTTTAATTGCGGTTAGTTCTCTTATTGTAAAGAAGAATGCGAAACAAAAGCATGCCATTGAGGACCATTCATAAGCCCGGATCGGGAATATATGTGCGTGAACAGTATAAGAAAACCCGGAAGCCATTTTGATACTCTATGGTTTCCGGGTTTTACT includes the following:
- a CDS encoding AAC(3) family N-acetyltransferase, with the translated sequence MDYFTKRDWIEIFESCGIRRGYRVLLQIDCDHLRETAGGVQTILEALMEVVTSSGTIIIPAFSLSALDPACREKIPCSYEKWVEYRRSLYGFEKELTESSLPAMILQRIQGTLRTDHPVRSFVVWGSCNQEWVKQPLDFPVSFGHVFSVFEERMSCNVLIGVPWEESLLVLAMAHLTELELVGIQKAWLHRPKRNLAKTFLVGIPDPAAYDEIRELLHTEEVQTVAGMVEVLSLYSSPNKTKEIWLNSRNSEHKGSCL
- the tnpB gene encoding IS66 family insertion sequence element accessory protein TnpB (TnpB, as the term is used for proteins encoded by IS66 family insertion elements, is considered an accessory protein, since TnpC, encoded by a neighboring gene, is a DDE family transposase.), coding for MTGLDDISRLYLVTEPVDFRKGIDGLGIYVQSILNTDPFQNAMFVFTNKRYNKLKLLHYDGTGFWLLHKQLSKGTFKWRMSSPDPFLKISPLSSMKIIVSQVSFFVKMGLI
- a CDS encoding YoaK family protein, translated to MKKTLIEKLIAEENEPEEESFRVAFLLSLSIGILNACTWMSRGHVFASSQSGNLLYLGLDIAQGEFSNVIKYLFPPLMFGAGIVIAEHFKDHPHYLSWRRIPMIIEFTMITVATFMPDSWNDLANPIFGLACGLQAIAFRHIHNIPIATLAINGSYQNALEYLTRYLNIRDHEDAFRTVLYSSIVFTYLGGIILGGLLVPYIGHFVSLISAALIAVSSLIVKKNAKQKHAIEDHS